The Vitis riparia cultivar Riparia Gloire de Montpellier isolate 1030 chromosome 3, EGFV_Vit.rip_1.0, whole genome shotgun sequence genome segment TACTTTTTTTAGCATTGCTTTGTTGATTGGTAGACATTAAGGGCCACTCATTTGCTTTATTGGGTAAGACTTTATACATGTATGCTCagttttggtttattttggattttttttttctgttttctcttGTAAATATATGTTGCACTACTCCTTCCCTAAATTTGATACGTCAAAATGATGCTCTTGTTTCCTTTGGATTCCACGTGCTCCTAGCTCTTTCACGGTCCATGACATAGAGCTAAGTTCATACTCGGTTTTTacgttttttttcctctttgtttctTACTATGTTTCTTATTGATGGTGGGATGATATCATCAATGGCCAAGTTGTTGGGACTGGAGGAGTGAGGCTATGGGGGAAGTGAACTTAATGGAGTATCCTCTATGCCTGTTGTGCAAATCGTGTTCTCATTTAGGCAGTCAATTATCTCATTAATAATTGGATCAAAAACACTAGCTAGGATTGCAAGTAGCTGCAACTCAGTTCATCCATCTGTAATGAGGTGATGAAGAAGGAAAATAGTGGGCAAAAGCATGGGCTTTGACCATATTTTCAATCGTCGAGACACTCCCATGAGCCTTCTTATGGTCACCCTCACCAATAGAAGACTATTGTCCTATTATTTTGCTTTTTGGTGTATGGAAACTTGACTTTTTGGAGCATGTTTTGGTGAGCTCCTGGGCAGAATCTACCCCATGTGTTGGTAGTGTTGTGATGCAATGGAGAAATTCCTAGTGTATCGGTGAGAGGTTTTGGTTTGGTACCTGGCATTGTTGAGCTTTTTGACTCATCTAGTGGTTTTATTGTGCCTTATATTAGGTGGAATGCTTTACACCCCAGCAGGTGATCCTTGTCCGAACCTATCTCTTAGCTGTGAAAGCATGCACAACTTCAATAATTGACTATAGTGACTAAGAAGCAAGAGTCACCTTACCCATATCTCTACCCTCTATACCCACTGCCTACATACCCACCAAACTCATATCATACCTTCATTTTAGCCTACATCTATATGCCTACCAATAATTCTTcaaacccacttctctcacttcATCCACCACTCACTTCTCATAAACTCTTTGACATTCCTTTCTATGGGCATGTAGCTCGCATGAATGGCCACTTCGGTGCACACATGGCCAATTTCTGCTTGCTCCCAACCTTGGCATCTTCAATATTTGGCAGTCTCCACACATTATGATGAGAGTTCAGGTTTCGTAATTCCCAAATAGTTTGCCACTTAACTACTCCATCCCGGGCTCATACACGTCTGGTTCAACTTGCATGGCCTCCAACAATGCATGGGAGTTACACCAGATAGCTAAAATTGCAAGTCTAATAATGAATGATGAGGATAGGGAGGTCGGAGAAGCATGCAAAGATCTCCGTCAGTGTCTATGCTCGGTGCAAGGTTTAAGGCTTTGGATTCTGACAATATAGACGTGGATATTGGCTGCCACAAGGAAGGTCGAATCAAGTGACAGTTCAAGCTCTGACAGTAGTGATGATTCAGACTTGAATGAAGTGATTAAAGAAGTTAATAAGGTGAACTCCCAACTAAAGAAATTACCATCCACTGCCAAGGTTGTTAAGAATGGCTTTGTTATGGAACCCGTTGAAGATGAAGACAATTTTTTGTATTGTTCGGATGGAAGAAAACCTTCGTAATCATTTCTGTGGTGCTCCCCAATCTATGCTCATCAATTCTTACATGGACTAGATATCCCCCACAGTGACAAGAGGTTTGTTGAATTCAACGAGGATCGCAAGCAACTCGATGTCGATGTTCATCGCAAGTATATCTTTGGTGGCCCTGCTGCTACATATATGGCGTCTTGGATGAAGAACGGTGAGATGAATCTTTTCATAAATCCTCGAAATGTTTGGGTAATATCCTTGTCGTTGAAAAGGACTAAGCACCTCCCCGACAAATAGTTGTGTAGCATGCTAAGTTGGCCGCTTTCTGAATGCACTAAGTTGAACAAATATCATGCAGAATAGGTGCAAATGGCTTCCAGAATCTGGTTTGAGGAAGATAGTGTGAGTAAAGGCAGTCTATGGGTTTTAGATCAGAAGCTTAATCAAACCATGGATGAGAAAGCGAGCtgaagaacataaaaaaaagtGACTCAAAGAAGCTCTTTGCCTTATTTCAATTCTACATTCCTTAAGTGGTCCCACAGCTTTCCAAAAAGCTAGTCTCAAAGCATCATCCAACAACCACCTTGCACCCCAGGCCCCACTCCTGCATTGCCATGCATGGCTACCCTCTAGTGCACCACCCAAACACCACATGTCATCCTCTTGTTTTTTCGTCTCTTgacatcaaaatttaattttcaaaattccaattttcaaatttaatttttaaaattttaattttcaaataattttcaaatttctaattttcaaatttattattttttaaaaaaactccatttccaagtaatttttaaactctaattttcgaataattttcaaaactccaattttcaaatttaattttccaaactttaattttcaaataatttttaaaattctaattttcaaatttaatttttaaataattttcatatttattttttaaaaaacttcaatttccaaataattttcaaaactctaattttcaaataatttttaaaacttcaattttcaaataattttcaaaactccactctatcaaataattttaattccactccagttttcaaaatatttgtcatgTCATTCtggtttttcaaataattttaagtcctcAACTTTCGTTTTTCATCAAGGTTTTAGGTCACCAAAAACCACgattttaataagtttgttgTCATTCTCATTCTGGCATGCACTtgtacaaattttatttgattttcaaataattttttatttcccttgattttaaataagcatgaatatgattttcataattccaaaataatggaatttatgggattgattcatgcaaaataaattgggctttgatgGGGCCCAACATTTatgatgttttttatttgagtgAGGTGCATAATTGTCATTAATGATTTCTTACTCTGTTTTGTGATACTTGCAATATATTTTGTATCACCATGTTTCATGATAGCACGTTATTACTTGTTGCTATGATATGATCTCACTCCCATTTTGCTTATTTACTATCAAATAGGAATGCATCGTGCAAAATGGGGTTCATAATatgatatattaatatttttattaaataataaggtTATAGGGTTTTATCGTTAAAAAGATACATTATATACtacaagttaaaataaaattttattaacatttAATTAGCTTTGTAATGATCAGTGTTTTGCGCCCCCCCGCGAGTGGGGCCCGTAAGCTTGACTAGCTGGTGGAAATATCTTATCttatgaaaatgtttttggTTAGGGCCGTTAGGcacaaatatttttcttttccggGTAAGGTCACGGCGTCTTGCCATGGTGGGATCGATCAATCTTAAGATCTAAGAATGGAGAGGAAGGTGGGCATCATAGGAGCGGGAATCAGCGGCCTCCTAGCCTGCAAGTATACCCTCTCCAAGGGCTACACCCCGGTCGTCTTTGAGTCCCGGAGCAGTATCGGGGGAGTATGGACCAAGACACTCGAGACTACCAAGCTACAAACACCCAAACCAATCTTCCAATTCTCTGACTTTCCATGGCCGTCTTCAGTAATTGAAGATTTTCCTAGCCATTCCCAAGTTCTTGATTATCTTCAGTCCTATGCCCATCATTTTGGCTTGCTCCGCCACATCAAATTCAACTCTAAAGTCCTCAGCATCGCCTATGAAGGCCCACCGGAGGAGGAGATGCAGGCATGGGAGCTGTGGGGTGGCGCCGGTGAGCCCTTTGGCTCTAAAGGGAAGTGGAATCTTACTGTAAACGACACACACAACCTCTCAACTgaggtatatatatatgaccatatatcatattttatatatatatttagccTACTTTTCAGCAGATCTCTGTGATTTTAGCCCATGTTCAAGTACATGCTGAAGTGCGCCTTTCGAGTAGACCTAATAAATTGTAGTTAGTAGCCATTAATTTTTCACCCAATATGGCATTAATGGCACAGGTTTACCAAGTGGATTTTCTTATCCTCTGCATCGGACGGTTCAGCGATGTGCCCAACATCCCAGAATTTCCGGCCGGCAAAGGCCCAGAAATGTTCCATGGAAAGGTGATACATTCCATGGAGTATGCTGCCATGGATTTCGAGAGAGCAGCTGAATTCATCAAAGGGAAAAGAACAACTGTGGTTGGATTTCAGAAACATGCCCTGGACATCGCTATGGAGTGCTCAACAGCAAATGGTATGAGATAGGTTTCGGTTTCAGATATTAGTAACTTCCCTGGTCTATTTTCATACTAAACAAACAGAAATTTACAGATAGTTGAAAACTTTTGTAGGAGAGGAACATCCATGTAGAGTCTTGTACAAGACGGAGCACTGGACTGTCCCGGATTTCCAACCATGGGGGGTACATCTAGCTCTTCTGTATCTTAACCGCTTCTCGGAGCTTCTGATTCATAAGCCTGGTGAAGGGTTCCTCCTCAGCCTCCTGGCAACCATTCTTTCACCTGTGGTATAACTTTATAGAATACaagaattttgttttcttcaatacCTCTCCCTAATGTTTCGAATCTAATTTCTACAGAGATGGGGGTTCTCCAAGTTTGTCGAATCTTATATAAAGAGGAAACTGTCCCTTGAAAAGTTCGGGATGGTACCAAAACACAGCTTTCTCAATCAGATCAGCTCTTGTTTGATCTCAATAGTGCCAGAGGGGTTCTATGACAGAGTAGAAAAGGGAAGTATCCTTTTGAAGAAAGCTCCCAAGTTTGGCTTCTGCAAAGAAGGAATTGTGGTAGATGGCGAGAGCACACCTCTAGAAACGGATTTGGTCATATTGGCAACCGGGTTCAAAGGAGATGAGAAGCTCAAAGACATTTTTGTGTCTCCAACCTTCAGAGACTACATTGTCGGCTCTCCAACTGCATCTCTTCTACTCTATAGGTTAGTACCTTGCAACATAACTAGCTTTTGGTCAAATACAAGACTGACAAATTTAGTCAATATTATGACTTACGACTTGATATGGACTTCCCCTCCGGATTTGATCAACCAGGGAATGCATTCATCCTAGAATTCCACAGCTAGCGGTGATTGGATTCTCAGAGAGTGTTTCAAATTTGTACACATCGGAGATGAGGTGCCGATGGGTAGCAGAGCTTCTTGATGACAAATTCAAGCTGCCAAGCATCAAGGAGATGGAGAAGGATGCAGAAAGATGGGACAAATACATGAAGCGATACTCCGGTGAATACTACAGGAGATCATGCATAGGTGCTGTTCATATATGGTACAATGATCAACTCTGTAAGGACATGGGATGGAATCCTAAGAGAAAGAAGGGATTCATTCCTGAACTGTTCGAGCCTTATGGCCCAATGGACTACTGCCCATCCTAAAATCAAACTCCAGCTTCTTATTCTAATCCTATTCAGGAAAAATAACACGATTCCAAttatacaaaaagaaagaaagaatggaAAGAGATCCCATTGATGATTTGTAGAAGAACCTTTGAAGATCTCAAGTCATCCGTGCCCAGATTCAAAAAAGTGTTGGTAAGGCAAAAGATGATTTGTGGTTTTGCcacctttgtattttcttttcttttcttttctggtcTTCTTCCCCTGTTTGAATTGGTAATCAACATATTAGAATATTATTGAAGTGTGacaataatgaaatttattttattttatcaacaACGTTTGCAGAACAACATAGGGCATCTTATCTATTTAAATCAGGTCACACCAAACTGAAGATAGGGACTGAGAGCAACAGCAATCTAGCTAAATGGGGACCGACAAGACACCGAATGGTGATATGTCTACCACGTGTAGACAGCATAGAAGAGTCTATATAATATTAGTTGGACTTCAGTGGCTTTTTCCAATGGGCTGGTCCACAGTCTAGAACGTTGTAGACTACATCAGCTCAAAAGTTCCAATAGGCATAATTACATTGGACATTATTTGCACGAATTTCATGTGACTCAGCACAGGATGGAAAGCAAATTGAGACACCTCTAAGATCTAGATGGAGAGGAAGGTGGCCATAGTGGGAGCAGGCATCAGTGGCATCCTGGCCTGCAAGTGTACCCTCTCCAAGGGCTACACTCTGGTTGCCTTCGAGTCCCAAGGCAGCATTGGAGTATGGACCAAGAGCATCCAGACTACAAAGCTCCAGACATCTGAGCCAATCTCCCAATAATCGAACTTTCCATGGCCATCTTCTGTAAAAGAAGATTTTCCTGATCATGCCCAAGTTGTGGATTATATACAGTCATATGCCCACCACTTCAACTTGACCAGACACATCGAGTTCAACTCTAGAGTGGTGAGTATTGAGTTTGAAGGAGCGCCCGAGGAGGAGTTGCAGGCGTGGGAGCTATGGGATGGTAATGGAGAGCCTTTCAGTTCTAAAGGGAAGTGGAGGATCACTGTAGAGAACACCCAGAGACTTTCAACCGAGGTGTGTGAATTTTGGAGTAGATCTAATAGATTGGTGACCGGAACAATTATAACATTTTCTCATTTGTTGAACCAATGAATTTTGTGACAAccttttgaaaattggatgatcaagggcctgtttggttgctgtttttgaaaactgttctggaaaacagtttttgagaatagtttttaagaacagtttttggtgtttttttaaaaaaaaattgtgtttgggaactgaattttaaaaaacagtttttgttctcaaaaacaaaaaaacatgtttggttgagttaataaaaaaaaaaaatagaacaaataaaataaaaaacacgtttgaaagatgttttttttttcttttctaattaataaaatattttcttcaagtaattttatattataaatttataaatattttttagatatatagttcatttaaattaaaaaattatttattttattaattttaaaataaaaataatttttatatttttttaaaataaatcaaacataataaaatcatttttattaatatttttttatttaatctttaactttatgaaaaattatagcaTATTCTTAAGCTGAGATAAACGTGatttgttaagttttttttttatcttttctctcGAAATGACCTTttctcactcgggcatcaagaagcccttttctgaagttgccctccagacgagagaatccctaaaaaggccctattttcctctgccactctcaatcctcccaggtactaatctaatcttgttatttatttttatttttctgcaaccccgtttgattcccaagaaaatccatgcccgttcaatttctgggaaaattcatccccgtttgatttccgagaaaatccatgcaaaaccccaaggaaaacaaaaaaaattgcttttcttttgctccctgtgttttctggatccgttttaggggtctctttgctattgtgccattggatttaaatttcacgaaccctgaagaaacgggaaaaatcaagaaagaggCGACGCGACTGTGCTGGAGAAGAGATGagaatgggaagaaaaaaaaaaacatggagaacagattgttttttttttttgtttaattttgttctctaaacagtaaaaaaacgggggaaacaacattttgttgttctctaaacagtgccattttgagaacacggggaacaacaaaaacaaaaacgactctctcaaccaaacgagtttttggtgttttttgttttcaagaacagaaaacagttcttgaaaacactaaacaaacaggCCCCAAGTTTCTGTTTTAGgaactgttttcaaaataatttttatatataatattttatttataacattttttatatttttataactattttaaaaaaataattttttaaaaaata includes the following:
- the LOC117911921 gene encoding probable flavin-containing monooxygenase 1, which translates into the protein MERKVGIIGAGISGLLACKYTLSKGYTPVVFESRSSIGGVWTKTLETTKLQTPKPIFQFSDFPWPSSVIEDFPSHSQVLDYLQSYAHHFGLLRHIKFNSKVLSIAYEGPPEEEMQAWELWGGAGEPFGSKGKWNLTVNDTHNLSTEVYQVDFLILCIGRFSDVPNIPEFPAGKGPEMFHGKVIHSMEYAAMDFERAAEFIKGKRTTVVGFQKHALDIAMECSTANGEEHPCRVLYKTEHWTVPDFQPWGVHLALLYLNRFSELLIHKPGEGFLLSLLATILSPVRWGFSKFVESYIKRKLSLEKFGMVPKHSFLNQISSCLISIVPEGFYDRVEKGSILLKKAPKFGFCKEGIVVDGESTPLETDLVILATGFKGDEKLKDIFVSPTFRDYIVGSPTASLLLYRECIHPRIPQLAVIGFSESVSNLYTSEMRCRWVAELLDDKFKLPSIKEMEKDAERWDKYMKRYSGEYYRRSCIGAVHIWYNDQLCKDMGWNPKRKKGFIPELFEPYGPMDYCPS